In a single window of the Deinococcus aetherius genome:
- the lptB gene encoding LPS export ABC transporter ATP-binding protein, producing MTAPAVLPTVTARPELTAQGLSKTYGRRQVVRGVDFTVRPGEIVALFGPNGAGKTTTFYMLVGFIRPGRGSIRLGDRDVTRLPMHERARLGLGYLPQEPSAFRKLTARDNLLAILEYQRLSRTEQEARADALLAEFGLTHLRDSYAYQLSGGERRRLELARSLTTDPDYLLLDEPFTGVDPKSIREIQRLIRELRDRRGIGVFITDHNVRETIALTDRVYLMFDGSTKFEGTPAQFAADEDARRHYLGDDFEL from the coding sequence GTGACCGCCCCCGCCGTCTTGCCCACCGTCACCGCGCGACCGGAGCTGACCGCCCAGGGCCTCAGCAAGACGTATGGTCGGCGACAAGTCGTGCGCGGGGTGGATTTCACGGTGCGGCCCGGCGAGATCGTGGCCCTATTTGGCCCGAACGGGGCGGGGAAGACCACGACCTTCTACATGCTCGTGGGCTTCATCCGGCCCGGCCGGGGAAGCATCCGGCTCGGCGACCGCGACGTGACCCGGCTCCCCATGCACGAGCGGGCGCGGCTGGGGCTGGGGTACCTCCCGCAGGAGCCCAGCGCCTTTCGCAAGCTCACCGCCCGGGACAACCTGCTCGCCATCCTCGAATACCAGCGCCTCTCCCGCACCGAGCAGGAGGCCAGGGCTGACGCGCTTCTCGCTGAGTTCGGCTTGACGCACCTGAGGGACTCCTACGCGTACCAACTCTCGGGCGGGGAGCGGCGGCGCCTCGAACTTGCGCGGTCCCTGACCACCGACCCCGACTACCTGCTGCTCGACGAGCCCTTCACGGGCGTGGACCCCAAGAGTATCCGAGAGATCCAGCGCCTGATCCGCGAGTTGCGCGACCGCCGGGGGATCGGCGTGTTCATCACCGACCACAACGTCCGCGAGACCATCGCCCTGACCGACCGGGTGTACCTGATGTTCGACGGGTCAACGAAGTTCGAGGGCACCCCGGCGCAGTTCGCGGCCGACGAGGACGCCCGTCGCCACTACCTCGGCGACGACTTCGAGCTGTAA